DNA sequence from the Scophthalmus maximus strain ysfricsl-2021 chromosome 1, ASM2237912v1, whole genome shotgun sequence genome:
cttgTGACAACATAAATAATTTACACCAATATTTGAATGGTCACTTAAACGAAAGACCTTTCATTGCAGTACTACTCTTTAATGAATGATCACAGGTACAGTGGGGTTACAATAATGTGAAACAGAGGACTTTCATTCTACTACAGTGTAATGGCCTGTATAGCATTGTAATATCTGAAGACACCAGCCAATTCACCGCACTGGTTTACATTATCACCATCTATGGCCGCGTGCACTTTTCTAAGCAAACAATGTTGGAAAGTGGGCACACTTCAAAAGCACACTTCCTGATCCTACAGAAAACAAGTTATTTATTCCCACCCTACTTAAATTGTTTGTTAAGGAATGTGCTTTACTGAACACCaactatgaaataaaaacatcacacaaactCTCACTTTGATTGCCCATAAATGTCcgggacagaaacacacaaggaTACATGcagaaatcaaaaacaaatcaaaacatgcATAACAGTTTGCTGAACATAGTTCAGAGTATCGGATGTGTCATAAGCACAATGCCATGAAGAGGCATTACTTTGGGCCCACGCTCGGGTGCCAGGCTGACACACAGTGCCAGGAGGCCAGAGAGAAGGCGCTTCTTCAATACACACAGAGGTTCTCTCATATCAACAGCACGTGTTATTGTACGGTTATTCATTATTCGTACAATGTGACACGTCGGACAGGAAAGAAACCAGGGGGCTACATGTAGCTGGCTTGTGATGGACTTGTATGACGAGCTCCCTGTGGAGACTTTAATTCCCTGGCGGCCATTTTAGGCTTTTGGTGGGTCAATTATAACAAATCTATGTCATGCTGTTTACCTTTTCGGAACATGACAAACATTAATGACTGattgattaatgattaattGAAATCATCACACAAATTCAGACTGATATTTACTCCAGGTCATTCAAAATGGCCACCATGGGATATGGGACTGACCCAAATATAAATTGTAACTTATTACACATGGTTGGGGTCTGTCCCCTCAATATAAGATTTATAGAAATAATTtggtaatgataataaattggTTCTCTATCATTTCAAGCATTAAGTTTAATAACggtttttttaatatccattTTGTGACTTAAAAAAAGTTGCTAAAAGAAACTTAAAAGATGAACTGACCCCAAAttcaaacactgcaaaaaaaacagtttcattcTCAGATGGGCAGTTTTGTCTGTCAACCAGTAAATCAAAACCTTCCTGTCACAAGTAATCGAACTGGAGCtcctgtgaaaataaaataagccaGCTTCAAAcccaaaaaacccagaaaaagaAGTTGAAATACCTAAACATAGTAGGCAGACAACTCCCTTTGTCTCATAACATATTTGAAGTAATTGTCTCAAAGATGGGACATCTGCTGGCAATGCACTTCATCATATAGCAATACATCAAGAGTGTTTGATAAATACAGATCAACTAgtccatgtactgtatataacatCAGCGACGTAGTTAATGATACAATTTGTATCAAACAAGGTTTTTCTCTGTCTAGCGTGGATTCAGCTGGGATCTGCTACAGACGACAGCTGTTCCACCAACAGCGCAGCAGGCGCATctgttaaatatatttacaataagTACACGTTTTCGTTTTACTGGTGTCGAGATGATCTCTGTCTGTGGCAGAAACCAGAGCTGACCCGATATAaagggccagagagagagagatagagagagatagagagagatagagtgaagagaaagagagatgtcCCTTACTAAAACTAAGGTACACACGACAGGGTCACCCATCTCTACAGCTACAACTCTGACCAAAATACTGATGTCATGTCAAATAAGACAAAAcatctttctattttttaaccAACATGGAAAACCCAGTACAACAACGGCTGCACAACACATGGAAAAAGAtgaatacaacacacacagatcctgGTCAAATTGTAGTTTGAAACAGTCATGTGTTAACAACCAGATGGGAATTGGAAACCtgacaaattaagaaaacacaagtgaTCTTTGTAGTTATGAAGAAGTAGAAAATCAATCCATCTGGCGCTACACacatgcaagaaaaaaacattttcaaacactgCTTTGACTCAGGTCTGACAGTCAGTAGAGTGCACATCATATGTTGTCTGCATATTCCCTAGAAATCTGAATCCGGTTGAGAAGGTGgtgaaaatgattaaataatcCTTCACAACATTTGTTGCATGTGAAAGTCATTAGGTTATGATTgggctgtaaaataaaaaaaagtgccttaATGTTTTGATGCAATAACAAGTCGTGcatgtgaaagaaaacataCGAAGCTCcctaataaataaaacaaacaaactacaatCCGCCATGTGTAGAACAATCTTCAAGTTGCACTTTGTGTCAAAGTCATAGATTTCgactccctctctccacactTCTTACGGTTGAGTTAATGTAGTCGTCGCTGCACAGTGACTACAGCTGGACCTGGATTATCTTCGGCATTTTTTATATCCTTCAAAATTGTGTCTCGTTAATttcataagaaaagaaaatgctcttCTTGCGGACAATCCGAAAGCATTCCAGTATTCCAGcatgcttcctgtctgtctgctcatgCTTACCGCTTAAATTGCGTTTTCCTGTTTGGACTATTGTTTTCCAATGGAAGATAATTCTTCAGTAGCCTGTCTGGGCCTTCTCGGCCAGGATGGCAGCTGCCAGCTGCTGGGGGTCTGTGACGTGGGGGCTTCTGGACATCACCCGGCCCACCAGCTCCGAGGGGAAGATGTTACACAGGTTGATGTACACTTTCTCCCTCACGTCCACATAGCAGCCATGCGCGGGGGATTCTGAGTGCTGCGACATGTAGGAGGGAGGCGCGTGGGAGGGCACAGTCAGGTGAGCGCTGTGACGTGGATGAGGAGAGTGGGCAGGAGGTAGCGGGTGGTTTAGGTAATGTGTTGGGGACGGGTGGAGAGCTGGGTGAGAGGAGTGGTGCTGGGCGTAGCCGTCCTGTGCCCAGGGTGGGGTGTGCCAGGATGACTGGCGTGTGTCCGGCAGACTCTGATAGGCAGACGGCTCATACCTGGACGGCGGCAACGTCGGCTGTCTGTAGTACGTGTCCCAGCTGGGCAAAGCTTTCGGTCGGTGGTGATGGTGCGATGTGGAGAGGTGCTCGTACAGGTGTGAGTCCGACACACTCTCTGCTCGAGTGGGGGCCAGGCAGCGGCCAAGAGGAGAGCCAGGGGGGAGAGGGTTGGGCTGCGGCAGAGAGTGGTAGTCACCAGGGCAGCTGGAACGTGCAGCCAGCGgctggtgctggaggtgagggGGTAAGGGGTAGAGAGGGCGCTTCGGGGCAGCCTCTGATGGAGGCGGATCATGAGCGCAGCTCTGCCCGCGTGTCAAACCCAGGTGGTAACCGCGAACGCCGGTATTCGACGTGTGGCTGTGTTGGATGTTTGTGTAATCGGCCGGGTGAAGACCACACAGTTCATGGTTTGATGGAGCATGATGGGGATACAGCCGGCTGTGGGGATTAGCGTAATGGATGTTGTCTTCCAGCAGGGTGTCTGGGGGGCATCCGGGACACGGCCTCTCGCTGTACGAGTCACAGCTGCTGCCGCAACTCGCGCTGCTCTCGCTGCCGCATTCGGAACCCGCTGAACCCAATGAGCCCAGCCGCAGGTCTGTGTCGTTGGGGAAGCGACAGTCTGGGCTCCGTCTGGACGACAGGCTCAGGCCAGAGTAGGCACGCGTTACAGAGTAGTAGCTCAGGTCCGGGGACTCACAGTGAGGGTAAAGGTCATGGCCGGGAGCTGGTAGGAGACTGTGAGGAGTGGCTGCTCTGGACTGCTGGTCCTGGGGGAAGCTGGATGGGGGGCCTCCTGGGGCCGGGGACATGGTGATACTGGCACTGCAACTACTGCCGCCACTGCTTCCGCTGCTACCACCGGCGCACAGACCGCTCTTCTGGCTTTCCAGCCTCCCTTTCGccagcagcttctcctcagCATCGCTGTATGACAGCGCTCGGATGCTGGGGTCCGACTGCCTTTTCGCGGCGCCTTTCTTTGCCTCAATGCTGCCGGCTGGCACACTGTGGCTCTTCACCAGCCCAGCGTCTCCCTGGTTCTTTGTGGTGACGCAGGTCTTGGCGCTGGCTCGCAGCTCGTCGGCCACGGCACGCTGAGGCTGAGCTCCTCTTTCTGGGTGATAGTACTTACACTTGTGGCCATAAGTGCACTTTTTTCCTGGAACAAAGAGCCAGAAAGTCTCAGTTTTATTACACGATAAACATATAGAATGCAAACACTGTGTAATGCGAGTCAATATGTGACCTGGACAGTGAATCCAACATTTTCAAGACACAAAGTCACCACTACACATGCATCATGTCATGAGTGGGATTCTAATTTCCTTTAAATAATTTCCTTGACctataaaagaaaagattttagtttttttagatGCATTACATTGGTGTGTCTATGTGCATTTAGGTGAAgtatgtgcatgtctgtgttctCACCATATGGGCAAGGCTGTTTCTTCTGCTCCGGCATGACGGGTCTTTTCCTCAGGAAGTTGTCCAAGCTGGGCCCATGACGACCAAGTGGGTCGTCCGGTGGCATGAATCTGAGAGACGACGAGGACAAAGATATTTACATCACATCACTTACAGGATCACAGTGCTCTTTATATGTTTAGGTTGCGTCTCATTTCTGGATAAGATTAATCGGGGGAACAGGAAAGTGGAGatagacaaaacaaaattattattattattattattaaaaagatgTAATCCTCCATCTTAAACCAagtgaaaaatacaatattatagATATCTTCTTTGTCCAAAAAACCAGGAATATTATTCAGAGTTACTACGTCTGAACTATAAAAATTACAGACATGACGACACCAAGGTCTCTCATATTGTCTATCTGCCGCACACTTATCCAGCCCGACTTACTTGTCATTGACAAAGGAGTACATGAGCAGCCGCTCGTCGATGAACTTCTTCCACTCGGGCCTCTCGTTGGCCAGGTCACGGTAGTTGTCGTTTGAGACGATGATGCCGTCTGACTCATAGGCCAGCTTGACAATGAAACGGTCGTCATAGCAGACGACGCGCCGTCCCTGGACGCGCCGCGAGGGAGTGAAGACCAggatcttttctttctcaaggCGACGCAGGATCTCCTGATCTGTGGAGGAGGGAGTTGAGGTGCGAGGTTACAATAATCAGTCAGTGCAAAtcgactgcgtgtgtgtgtgtgcgtgtgtgtttgttctgaccTGTTATAGGGGCATCGGGGCGGGACTGCTCTTTCCTCCATGCAGGCACaaacactgtgatgtcatgatggcCCCGCTCTAGGAACCAATCGACAGCCAGCTGGATGCCCTGGCACGAAAACACTTCCTTGTTGCCATGACTACAGGACAAAGGGTAAcagcaaattaatattttgtgagGAGCACCTTGAAGATAATATAACACATAAGTCCTGCACTAAATCCAACTTCCATGAAGGTTATGATGTTCCgattttgttgaaaatgttctCACCTCATAGCGACATTACTTCCGTCGACCACGACCGGACGCAGGTTGTCCTGGTCACACAGAGACTCCGAGAGGCAGGGCGAGTCCGATCTCTGGCCGTCCAGCAAATCTGAGCAACCGCAAGACgacgaggaggatgacgaggatgaggtggaggccAACGACCCCGCCGGCTGCTCGCCGTCTGACTTGGTGCCCAGTTTGACCAGCTCTCCCAGTATGTCGTTGATGAGGGTGTCGGGGCCCAGCTTGGACAGCACCAGTCGCACCGTCTCCTCAGAGTAGCCCAGCTTCAAGGCGAAATCCAGCTTCGCCTGATACTCCTTCCCACCAGCCCCGGACGCTGGGGCTGATTTTGAGGGACTGGGGAGAGGCTCGGGGGGGCTGTTACATGGGGAGTTGGCCGGGGACTGGGCAGGAGAGTCATGTTCACGCTCTGATGAGAGTTCAGACGGGGGTTCAGGAGGCCCCTCTGTGCCAAGGTCCACACACTGGGTACGACAAAGCGGCTGGTGGCTGTTCTTATTGTGAGGCgaccctccctcttctccttccgtGCCAGGGCTGGCCGCGAGGGTGGAGCCGGAAGATGGCGCCAGCTCGCAATCGCCGTCGAATCCGGCGTTTTCCTCCACCACAGGCGGCAGAGGGGAATCGGCGGTGCTGCTGTGACCGGGgctctccccctgctcctccataGCAGGGGCACCGTCAGCACCGCCAGCCTGCCGGTCAGCCCCGGCTACGTGGAGATACTCCAAATCCAGCCCCGGGTCGAGGATGTGGCCTGCTCCTGCGTCCACATGGTCCTGCTGACCCATGGATCTGTCACAGACATCCAGCACACCGGGCTGAAGGACGCCCTCTCACAAAGCTCGACTCATCGGTgcctgaagagagagacaaacgtGATGTGAGCAAGTCCCCCTATGAGGGGTCCTAAAACCAGGTAAGATCAGTGGTCAACATAATTGAGAACAAAATAAAGTAACACTGCAGACATGTTGAATGTTTCTTCTCTAATCATTAGCACTGGTGATCAAATGCAAATCtgatgatatactgtacatgatgagGCGCATGATGAGTAATATTTGTGGAGAAAACACACGTCTGTTAAGAAAGCGACTAGGttagcatttttttctgaatttgcaCTCAgctcagaaaaggaaaaagtcaaCAACCGTTGTCATTTTAGGGAAATCTGACTTCACTTAAATTTCCCTGAAGGAACATTTCTTGCCGAGCCGTCCCCACACTCTAAGGTTCCCATCCCGGGCGGTGACGGGCCGTCTCAGGCAGTTGGGGACTTCACCGAGGCTGACATAATAAGTGGGTGGGGGCCCTCTCACCCTAATTAATGGACTCccgctttccccccccccccccaaagtctGGTCcccagtgtgtttttattgggGTGACAGCATCGCACATTAATCTAAACGGAAACAGAGGGTGGactgtttcaaaaaaagaaaagagaggacacCAAGCCGTTAGCGACAGACCCTTCCCCCTCACAGTCTACCTGGTAATTAGGCCCCATATGCTTCTTCCTACTACGAGTTACTCATTAAAACACAGCGGGGCTCTGAGGCTCCAGAGCCAATCATCATATTGCATTCAGACGCGGGATCTGGTCCGGCTAATGTGATTGGTGTCAAAGGTTTAGCTGCACGCAAATTACAGGGAGCACTTTGGAAAAGTTAATCTGAGACCATGAAAGCAcatcttcaaaacaaaaattatagGCCTGATGTTTTCTAACGGGACTGGAATATTGGGCTGATTCATGTCATTTAAAGGTACAGTATCTACCAAACCAAGTTATTAAAAAGAACCTTTCATTTGCTAGATAATGTTTTGCTGTGCTGAAATCCTTTTGTATGTCCTCAGACGGAACGAACGGCCCCGAGGGGGCAAACACAGTCAGCAAACTCCACAGATGTAAATGTGCAGTTGCACGTTGCCCGAAGCTCTTTCAACCTTCAAGGACTCGAACCCACATCGTCAGGACAAAGCCGATGATGGAAGGGGAAGTGACTTGACGCCGGTGGAGGGGGTGGGTCGGGTGGGAGGAGTGTGCATTTTATGAAAAGGGGGCTGCCTAGCAACAGGGCCGAGCTACTGTTGCTAAGCTACAGCTGCTGAAAAGAATTCTCCCTTTCCGAATGCCAAGACAGAGGCTGCGGCGTTCAGCCGGCGACCCaccttactcacacacacacacacacacacacacacacacacacacactgcaaaaagtggtgtggaggagggaggggctcGAGTGTGCCTCACTGGCAAACCGACCCCAATACCCAAGACAACAATAGCCGTGGAGGAGTGATTACAAGGATTGGGAACTTGGCATCAGCCGCTGTGGGCGTTGATGATgctcatgcacaaacacacacacacacacacacacacacacacacacacacacacacacacacacacacacacggagcgtCTGCCTCACAAAGTGACTCATGGTGCTGTGGTGAGAGTGGGTCAACTGGGAGCATTTCATGCACTGGACTCTATTAAAACCACATCAAAACTACCTTTCAAGTTTCTCTGAGGCGAAACATCGTCCGGTCCAGAGCACAAGAAGCACATCACACACCACGTACACAAAAATCCACACCAGGAACATTTTACATCCCATGATCCGATTTAAATGTCTGATCAGACATTTCCTGATTTCGTTCAGAACTTTGCCAACTCTACACGTATGAATCTAATGTTCTTGCTCTGCTACTTGTGTTTGGAGAACATTTAACATTGGAAAAAATGTTGCTCCATGTTCGTAAAAATATATGAATCGTTTTGGGATCAATATTTAAACTTGTAtcaaaaattacaaatgatATACAACCAGAATCAGTAGTGGGCAACAAATCATCACAGACGAGGGCTCGCAATCATaaagaaagtggagaaaaaacaattcctggatccagCCATTCCTCCAAAATGTTATGGACTCTTTCTTGGGTCAGACCCCATCACTCAACAAAATttaatggaaatctgttcagtagtttcgTTCAGTAATccggctgacagacagacagacagacagacagataaacagacagcgATGAAagaacataacctccttgttGGACAATATTGAACCAGCGAACACTGGGATACATTCATGACAGAGCAATAAAGTTTAATGGATTGTTCAGGTTTTCAGTTTTAACCTTGGTGCATCTCGTCTTGGTGAACTGAATCTTAAAATACACAGtgaatcttttatttatctcatcgtttctcttctttttgaaGATTTTATACGACCTGATCTTAGTGTAGCACTTTGAAATGTGccatataaataaacttgacttgcaTTAGGCCATTCTGCTGattgttttcttattattttgtttgttaaagtgttgtgtgtgagaaaatatCCATATAGAGAGGCAAAGCTGGGATtagtgaaatgttttgttctgtctgaCTCAACAGACAAATCCTAAATATATAAACTACTACAAAGAGCAAATATGGCACATTATTACAAACAGtcattgttggatttttttttactttcacattAACCTAATTCTTTACATATCTAATCATAATCCTGTTTGAGCCTATCAAATGTGAGTCTTTTCATATaggtagattaaaaaaaaaaatcttctagTGTGGTCCCAGCTCCTCCGAATGACGCATTCAGGACATTGTGGAATCCTCGAATCAGACAAAGTCTCAACGGACCAACGGCAGCGCGGCCTCCTCACCCCGTCTCAAGACCTCCAGGGTGAGTGGGCGCATCTTTCAAAAAACGGCGGCCGAccagctcccacacacacacacacacacacacacacacacacagacacagacatacacacacacacacacacacacacacagcagcgcTGCAGGCTTTGATGGAGGCAGTGATGAATATGTAACACAGTCCTTGCAGCGCTTTGTGTTTCGGAGctttgtgtaagtgtgtgcaactgggggaggggggggggggtgtttgagAGGGGCACAGAGGACTTGGGGGGGTCGTCTGGCGGTGCATCACTACACGCTTGACACAGTGCAAAACttaatgtaagaaaaaaaaagggggctgtCCCGGGCCGCTGAATAATCagctggaggggaggagggggttgcAGTACTGTGTGTGTCTAGATGGGGCAGCAGGCTTTCCCCGCCAGCAGCAAGGCAACAGATGTATGCTGAGTAGTCCTCACAACTGGTGTCTCCCcccactcgcacacaaacacaatcacacggCACCACTCCCCTGCCTCCAGACAGCCAATGGAGTGGCAAGAAAGACGCAGCaggacagacactgacacacataaacacacgcacgcacacacacacacacacacacacacacacacacacacacacacacacacagataaggaaatttgcaaacacacacacacactttcctcagCCAAACCTCTTGAGCCAAAGAGCTTCTTGCTTCCTTCAGCCTGATGTCACACAGATAAAAATCAaggttacttttttttacaccccccttcctgaaaaaaagaaacatccacAACACAGCCCCCCCGCCCTTACCCATCCAGCCCACCAAGCTTAATATCAACACAGATAACACTGTTTGAAATACATGCAATTGGATTGACAGTGTAATAGCTGCAGACGCAGGTGCAGTACAGTCGGTTTTACACTGTTATCACAAACTTGTCATGTGCTGTGGTGGTTAAACTGCCACTTCAGGTCACAACTAGCTGCATCTTTTGACTATGATATTTCACAACCAGACACATCAAGACATCAGGTCTGTCTTACATTCGAGGGAATCTGGGAAATCCGTGATTTGATGATGCTGCAGCGCGGCCTGTGCTGACCCAACCGGGCTGGTGGGGAAGGAGCAACCTGTCATGCAGGTAACACTGTAGTGTAGTTTGACCTCTGCATCATCTCAGTGgtcaaggacatttttttaaaaattgaatccCAAAAATGCCACAATTTATAAGCAAACTAAAAAAAGGGGACATTTCAGTATTAAAGTGAGGTTATAAGCAGACAGGTGGACACTTACCAGGCCTCAAGAGATCAACAAACAATGAGGAGTGGGAAGTGCGTTAGCTCGCGTCCACATATTTTTTATCCTTTAAAACAAGCATGCAAGTGAAagtgagagataaaaaaaaaacaagtttcaaAGTTCCCACGGGATCTCCATCCGAGCGCGGAGCATCCGAGTGCAGCCCGACGCCTCTGTCCTCCGAGTGCCAGTGTCCTCCAGAGCGGAATTTCCTCCTGGCGAAGCAGGAAAAGTTGGACAATGAGTGGCGGAACAGATGGACCAACAATGTCTGCCATTCCCTCGTTCAGAGTGGCTGCTGCTccgccaatcagagcgcagcgGCCTGACAATGAGGCGCgcagacaaggggaggaggaggaggggaggggctgtGGGCAAATGCCTGCAACACCCAGTTTCCCCAAGGCACGCGTACtcaacgtacacacacacacacacacacacacacacacacacacacaccctcctcctcggcctgaaAGGGCTTCCCCTGTGTGGCCGATGAATCAACGAGGGCTGGGCGGCCGAACAATAGCGCTTCACAATGGGAGGCCGGGGAGGGCAGCTGCAGTGTGAGGGGCCGGTGCTATTACGGCCCCGGGCAGCAATAGAGAACACCTGGCTGCAGAGCACCACAGTCAgtctcctctctttgtctgggggcgggggggggtcaAGACGGAAAGAAAGGAGCAAGGCCGGCTGAAAGAGCGGCGTGGCCTTTAAGAGAGtgcaggaggaaagaggagagtgtGGCCGGGGCTGAAAGGGGACACGAGGGAGTGTGGGGGGCGAGGGGACATCAACAAGTTTTATGTccagatgaggatgaggatgaggaggggaccTGCTCCTCATTGTTGCGGCACACTTAGGGCAGATGACTCGGAAGCACAAATCTTagcctctctgtctttcatgtGACAATGCAGCCAGGGCACCAAGTAGAGGATTTGAATAATATTGACTAAATAAATCCACATTAATACATTGTCCAACATGTACATGCTACAAAATGACTTTATTCAAAATGTGAGGGACACAGGAGGGGCTACAATAGAGCACCAAGTCAATTGAGTGATAAAAAAATGGCTACTACTGGAATATATACACAGTGCgtagttctctctctctggatcgCGGTGAAAAGCAAAGACTCGAGGCAATAACGCAATAAACGACACATTATCACAGAGGACAAGTAGGAGGTTTGTTTCACTTGCTGGGGAACAGGTtgaataaaaagtcaaaggaTAATATTTATCCATCATCTCCACAGGGGACTAAATAATTGAGCCTtctaatactgtacatgttcgAATCTTTCCTGAAGCAAATGACTCACATCTGAGCTCTTGTGCAAGTCCTTCAGCGGTTCCTCACCTCAGAGGCCCCGAGATCTTCTTTATGAAAGAACTCAAACAAAACGCAGGTGCGTCCATAAACGTGTGATCTCAAAAAGCAGGAAGACTGAATCGTAAAAGTTTCAAAATGTTCATTCAACAGAAGAGAGACAAATGATCTGGCCAGAAAGAAGTCGTGTGaaatgaagaagcagcagagagcggcctgtggtgtcagtgtgttttagtttgtgtgtgtgtgtgtgtgtgtgtgtgtgtgtgtgtgttctcagtcGACCCGCCAAGGGAAAATAAGGGACGACAGCTGCCTGATTAAATAAGACTTGTGTTCTGAGTCAGCTCGCAGAGTCAGATAAGGGTGACGAGTGGGGAGAGGACGGCAGCTGACCGACGGCAGCgtatccaaaacacacacacacacacacacacacagagagagagagaggagaggagagcagctctGCAGACCAGCTGTCGCAacaaacaggtgtgtgtgctgctcCCAACAACTGCAGCGGCAACAGGGTGATCCCTCTTCTGTTTGGACACTGAGAACACAGTGTACGACTGAGCACAGAGTCTGTCGAGGATTCCAGCCAGCATGAAAATATGTGTTCTAATACGCTCTGATGGAGCCGCGAAAAATGTATTCCTTCATCTATTAATGTGCTTgataaatgtgtgaaatgtcagaaaaacaagaaactgTAGATCAGGATAGGACTTCTTGAAtacaaaacccaaagatgttTGGTTTATGGTCACTTAAAAAGCGCAAGAGTCTGCAAACTTATGAAGAATTCACAATTACTTAGAATGATTTTGCACCTTGTGCTATCCGACCCAGGACGAGGCCACAGAGGGGAggcctcacctcctcctgccCCGCGTGACCTCTCTGACCCCTGCATTTCCACCCAGCACTGAAAACACCAGCAAAAACAGTCagttgtgcgcgtgtgtgtttgtgtgtgtgtgtgtgtgtgtgtgtgtgtgtgtgtgtgtgtgtgtgtgtgtgcgcgtgtgtgtgcgccattCAAATCAGTACTTAATATCATGGACATGTGAAGACACGGAGCCCAAACACCACAGCCAGACCTTTCAGACCACAATCAAATGAGAAGTGActtctcttgttttttaatttctctttgcCAGTCAATATTATAAATGATACAACTGTGGACTGGAGGTGGAAAGTTCTGGTtcagaaatatatttaacaaatggtttatttgattttaattgtgCAGTCGTAAGCATCATTGGCAAAGGGAAAGAGAACAGCTTCTGAGTCTGGTGATGTGGGGGTCTCTGAAAATGGACAGAAGTTAAAGGAGGGGATGTAATAAAAACCTCAGGGGACGGGGgcagacagctgctgctgctgggggccACAGCCACCACCCTGGACGACTGccccttctctccatctctcatccTCAGAGACCCACCAG
Encoded proteins:
- the LOC118316999 gene encoding probable ribonuclease ZC3H12C — translated: MGQQDHVDAGAGHILDPGLDLEYLHVAGADRQAGGADGAPAMEEQGESPGHSSTADSPLPPVVEENAGFDGDCELAPSSGSTLAASPGTEGEEGGSPHNKNSHQPLCRTQCVDLGTEGPPEPPSELSSEREHDSPAQSPANSPCNSPPEPLPSPSKSAPASGAGGKEYQAKLDFALKLGYSEETVRLVLSKLGPDTLINDILGELVKLGTKSDGEQPAGSLASTSSSSSSSSSCGCSDLLDGQRSDSPCLSESLCDQDNLRPVVVDGSNVAMSHGNKEVFSCQGIQLAVDWFLERGHHDITVFVPAWRKEQSRPDAPITDQEILRRLEKEKILVFTPSRRVQGRRVVCYDDRFIVKLAYESDGIIVSNDNYRDLANERPEWKKFIDERLLMYSFVNDKFMPPDDPLGRHGPSLDNFLRKRPVMPEQKKQPCPYGKKCTYGHKCKYYHPERGAQPQRAVADELRASAKTCVTTKNQGDAGLVKSHSVPAGSIEAKKGAAKRQSDPSIRALSYSDAEEKLLAKGRLESQKSGLCAGGSSGSSGGSSCSASITMSPAPGGPPSSFPQDQQSRAATPHSLLPAPGHDLYPHCESPDLSYYSVTRAYSGLSLSSRRSPDCRFPNDTDLRLGSLGSAGSECGSESSASCGSSCDSYSERPCPGCPPDTLLEDNIHYANPHSRLYPHHAPSNHELCGLHPADYTNIQHSHTSNTGVRGYHLGLTRGQSCAHDPPPSEAAPKRPLYPLPPHLQHQPLAARSSCPGDYHSLPQPNPLPPGSPLGRCLAPTRAESVSDSHLYEHLSTSHHHHRPKALPSWDTYYRQPTLPPSRYEPSAYQSLPDTRQSSWHTPPWAQDGYAQHHSSHPALHPSPTHYLNHPLPPAHSPHPRHSAHLTVPSHAPPSYMSQHSESPAHGCYVDVREKVYINLCNIFPSELVGRVMSRSPHVTDPQQLAAAILAEKAQTGY